TTCTCCTGTTTCATTGAAACAGGAGAACCGTCCCTGTGTTTCCTCTTAATCTAAGTTTTGGCCGTTTGACTCAATCACTTTTTTATACCAGTAAAAGCTTTTCTTTTTGGCTCTTTTTAGTGTGCCATTTCCTTCATTGTCTCGATCGACATAGATATAACCATACCGCTTTTTCATTTCGCCTGTTGAGGCACTGACGATATCAATGGGCCCCCAGCTTGTATAGCCAATAATTTCAACTCCATCTTGGATTGCTTCTCCCATTTCAGCGATATGGCGACTTAGATAATCAATTCTATAGTCGTCATTAATTTCACCATCAGGCGTAACGGTATCAACCGCACCTAGGCCGTTTTCTACTACAAATAATGGTTTTTGATAACGGTCGTATAATTGGTTTGCCGTAATCCGGAACCCTTTAGGATCAATCGTCCAGCCCCAATCTGATTTAGAAAGATAAGGATTTAAAACAGAACCAAATACGTTACCGCTGGTTGAATTTTTAATGACTTCAGGATCTGTACTAGTTGTTCGGCTAGAGTAGTAGCTAAAACCTATATAATCAACTGTGTGATCTTTTAATATTTTTTCATCTCCTGGTTCCATCTCGATTGTTAAACCGTTCTCCTTAAAGAACCGTTTCGCATAGGCAGGGTATTCTCCCCGAGATTGAACATCAATAAAGAAGAAGGACTCGCGGTCTTTTTCCATCGCATGGAATACATCTTCAGGATTACATGTATATGGATAGAACATACCTGCTGCAAGCATACAGCCGATTTTGGCATCTGGAATGATTTCATGACAGGCTTTTACAGCTAACGCACTCGCAACCAATTGATGATGGGCAGCCTGATACTGAATTTGTTTTCGATTCGCTCCTTCTTCAAAAACAAGACCCGCTCCGAGGAAAGGTAAGTGGAGCAGCATATTAATTTCATTAAAGGTCATCCAGTATTTGACTTTATTTTTATAACGGGTCAATACTGTTTTGGCATAGGTTTCAAAGAAGTAGACAAGCTTTCTATTTCTCCAGCTGCCATATTTTTCGATAAGGTTTACAGGAACATCGAAATGCGCAAGTGTCACAACTGGCTGTATGTTACGTTTGAGTAATTCATCGAATAGATCGTCATAAAATTTTAGTCCAGCTTCGTTCGGAGATGCATCGTCTCCATTTGGGAAAATGCGGGCCCATGCAATCGAAACACGAAGCGCTTTAAACCCCATTTCTGCAAATAAGACAATATCCTCTTTATATCGGTGATAGAAATCAATTGCTTCATGAGCCGGATAAAACTCACCTTCAAGCGGCTTTAGAGAAGGTACATTTCCTTTCATGATGTCTCGTCTATTTGGACCTGTTGGCAATAAATCAACGATCGTTAAGCCTTTACCATCTGCTAAATAAGCACCCTCAGCCTGATTCGCAGCAATCGCGCCTCCCCATAGAAAATTCTCTGGAAATGAATAGTTTTTCATAGCATAAACTCCTTTTTCTTTTTCTTTATCTAAGTTACCCATATCAATATAGTACTTCACGACTATCACTATTCTTAACAAATAAAAAACCTGATCCAATATGAACACACGTATAGTGCCCTCAAATTGAATCAGGTTATGCCCAGACGGTAACATCCCTATTTAATAACTATTAATAT
This genomic stretch from Bacillus oleivorans harbors:
- a CDS encoding 6-phospho-beta-glucosidase; translation: MKNYSFPENFLWGGAIAANQAEGAYLADGKGLTIVDLLPTGPNRRDIMKGNVPSLKPLEGEFYPAHEAIDFYHRYKEDIVLFAEMGFKALRVSIAWARIFPNGDDASPNEAGLKFYDDLFDELLKRNIQPVVTLAHFDVPVNLIEKYGSWRNRKLVYFFETYAKTVLTRYKNKVKYWMTFNEINMLLHLPFLGAGLVFEEGANRKQIQYQAAHHQLVASALAVKACHEIIPDAKIGCMLAAGMFYPYTCNPEDVFHAMEKDRESFFFIDVQSRGEYPAYAKRFFKENGLTIEMEPGDEKILKDHTVDYIGFSYYSSRTTSTDPEVIKNSTSGNVFGSVLNPYLSKSDWGWTIDPKGFRITANQLYDRYQKPLFVVENGLGAVDTVTPDGEINDDYRIDYLSRHIAEMGEAIQDGVEIIGYTSWGPIDIVSASTGEMKKRYGYIYVDRDNEGNGTLKRAKKKSFYWYKKVIESNGQNLD